A genomic window from Balaenoptera acutorostrata chromosome 20, mBalAcu1.1, whole genome shotgun sequence includes:
- the PRKAR1A gene encoding cAMP-dependent protein kinase type I-alpha regulatory subunit, protein MASGSTASEEERSLRECELYVQKHNIQALLKDSIVQLCTARPERPMAFLREYFERLEKEEAKQIQNLQKASSRADSREDEISPPPPNPVVKGRRRRGAISAEVYTEEDAASYVRKVIPKDYKTMAALAKAIEKNVLFSHLDDNERSDIFDAMFPVSFIAGETVIQQGDEGDNFYVIDQGEMDVYVNNEWATSVGEGGSFGELALIYGTPRAATVKAKTNVKLWGIDRDSYRRILMGSTLRKRKMYEEFLSKVSILESLDKWERLTVADALEPVQFEDGQKIVVQGEPGDEFFIILEGSAAVLQRRSENEEFVEVGRLGPSDYFGEIALLMNRPRAATVVARGPLKCVKLDRPRFERVLGPCSDILKRNIQQYNSFVSLSV, encoded by the exons ATGGCGTCTGGCAGCACCGCCAGTGAGGAGGAGCGCAGCCTCCGGGAATGCGAGCTGTACGTGCAGAAGCACAACATCCAGGCCCTGCTCAAGGACTCCATCGTGCAGCTGTGCACCGCGCGGCCCGAGAGGCCCATGGCGTTCCTCAGGGAATACTTTGAGAGGCTggagaag gaggaGGCAAAACAGATCCAGAATCTGCAGAAAGCAAGCTCTCGTGCAGACTCGAGGGAGGATGAAATCTCCCCCCCTCCACCCAACCCGGTGGTAAAGGGCCGGAGGCGGCGAGGTGCTATCAGCGCCGAGGTCTACACGGAGGAGGACGCCGCGTCCTACGTCAGGAAG GTTATACCAAAAGATTATAAGACAATGGCTGCTTTGGCCAAAGCCATTGAAAAGAATGTACTGTTTTCACATCTTGATGATAATGAGAGAAG TGACATTTTTGATGCCATGTTTCCGGTTTCCTTTATTGCTGGAGAGACTGTTATTCAGCAGG GTGATGAAGGGGATAACTTCTATGTGATTGATCAAGGAGAGATGGAT GTCTATGTCAACAATGAGTGGGCAACCAGtgttggggaaggagggagcttTGGGGAGCTCGCTTTGATTTATGGAACACCGAGAGCAGCCACTGTCAAGGCAAAGACAAATGTGAAATTGTGGGGTATCGACCGAGACAGCTATAGAAGAATCCTCATG gGAAGCACGCTGAGAAAGCGGAAGATGTATGAGGAGTTTCTTAGTAAAGTGTCTATTTTAG AATCTCTGGACAAGTGGGAGCGTCTCACGGTAGCTGATGCGTTGGAACCAGTGCAGTTTGAAGACGGGCAGAAGATTGTGGTGCAGGGGGAGCCGGGAGATGAGTTCTTCATTATTTTAGAG GGTTCAGCCGCTGTGCTGCAGCGTCGTTCAGAAAATGAAGAATTTGTTGAAGTGGGAAGATTGGGGCCTTCTGATTATTTTG gcGAAATCGCGCTGCTGATGAATCGTCCTCGCGCCGCCACCGTGGTTGCCCGTGGCCCGCTGAAGTGCGTCAAGCTGGACCGCCCGAGGTTTGAACGTGTTCTTGGCCCGTGCTCGGACATCCTCAAGCGGAACATCCAGCAGTACAACAGTTTTGTGTCTCTGTCCGTCTGA
- the LOC130705838 gene encoding uncharacterized protein LOC130705838: MDERRSRCPALPSIIPDEGSFYRRLRFLVWSQTVCAHLHVLYFSLCGVGARRGAFQELEGLRPLLDSDKVLSSILCPLGLCGLHLATAPPEGRAARLAKQTLGRARISWTGWRPGARRPRRWPSTGYAAGVRIPGSARARPLVQLPRIRHLLRGLEAAGIPPPRPRVPLRPGPRGGVAHLSSETPHAEEGRGSFNERRRRTRGRCPFKVAKATALARARRIDVSSRALIGCGAAVSGGAAAEQLKPSAS; the protein is encoded by the exons ATGGATGAGCGTCG AAGTCGctgccccgccctcccctccATCATCCCCGATGAGGGCAGTTTTTACAGGCGGTTGAGATTTCTCGTGTGGTCACAGACGGTTTGTGCCCACCTGCACGTTTTGTACTTCTCATTATGCGGGGTCGGGGCGAGGAGGGGGGCATTTCAGGAGCTAGAAGGACTCAGGCCTCTCTTGGACTCCGACAAAGTCCTTTCCAGCATTTTGTGCCCATTGGGACTGTGTGGCCTCCACTTGGCGACAGCACCCCCGGAGGGGAGAGCGGCCCGCTTGGCCAAGCAGACACTTGGCAGGGCTCGGATTTCCTGGACCGGATGGCGGCCCGGAGCCCGGAGGCCGCGGCGCTGGCCGAGCACAGGATACGCGGCGGGCGTGCGCATCCCGGGATCCGCCCGCGCTCGGCCCCTGGTGCAGCTGCCGCGGATCCGCCACCTCCTCCGGGGCTTGGAAGCGGCAGGAAttccccctccccggccccgcgTCCCCCTCCGGCCGGGGCCGCGGGGCGGAGTCGCCCACCTGTCATCCGAGACGCCCCAC GCGGAGGAGGGGCGAGGGTCCTTCAACGAGCGGCGGCGGAGGACCCGGGGCCGCTGCCCCTTTAAGGTTGCCAAGGCGACGGCTCTGGCCAGAGCGAGGCGCATTGACGTCAGCAGCCGGGCGCTGATTGGCTGCGGCGCGGCCGTTTCCGGTGGAGCCGCCGCGGAGCAGCTGAAGCCGAGTGCATCCTAG